Below is a window of bacterium DNA.
GTTCTGGGCTTAGGAGTTTGGGGTATAAAACCCCTGCTCAATACCTAAAAGATGAAAAGAATATTATCATACAACGTATCGTTAGCTAACAATTTTTTAGCAATAACAGTATCCTTAGCCTTTGGCAAAAGGTTTTTTTACAAGAATTTACGTAACTATTCAGGTCTTTTGACAGGATTTACAAGATGGACAGGAGGTTAAAATATAAGGAATTGACGGAGAAAATTATTGGCTGTGCTTATTGTGTCTATAATACTATGGGATTTGGGTTCTTAGAATCAGTTTATGAGAAAGGATGCTTGTCAAAAATAGAACTGAATAGATACAAAAACAAATGAGAACTTTTTTGCAACCCCGGTTGTCTAATATACAAAAAGGGAAAATCAGAAAGGTAGTTTTACAATAATGTGCTTGATAGATGATAAAAAGCCAAAAAGGAGGTGGGTAAAATGGATTAAAAGGAATTATCATCGTAATAGGAGACAAGAAGGGTGAGGAATTTGATGGGGTTGGGGATCCTGTCTTCAGCCCTGATGGCAAGCAGGTGGCATATCGTGCAAACATAGGAGGCAAAGAAGACATAACGGGATTGGGATGGCTCACACGGCTCACGGGAGGCAAATGGTTCATCGTAATAGGAGACAAGAAGGGTGAGGAATTTGATGGGGTTGGGGATCCTGTCTTCAGCCCTGATGACAAAGATGTGGCATGTGGAGCACAGAAAGGTAGGAAACTTTGGTGGAAGGTGATGAAAATTGCTGAGGAAAGGTAGAGATTGCCCCATCTTGAAATAGAAGCCATGATTAAGATTGGGAGGCTTTCTGTATTTTCTCCTTGACAAAAGGATAAAAATTTGATATTCTTTCCCTAAAAGAAGGACAAATTATGTTTCCAAAAGAAAGACTCAAAGAAATCATCGTAGGCAATCGCGAATTTATATTAAATTATGTAGGCACAATTATCAAAAGGGAAGGGTTTTATCTTCCAGAAGGATTAAACAAGGTCATTGTATTATACGGAGTAAGGAGAAGCGGTAAGACCTTCATCCTTTATGGTCTATTCAGAACCTTCAAAGATTCTGCCCTGTATATTGATTTTGAGGATGAAAGATTAGCTGATTTTAAGGTAAGTGATTTTGAAATACTAAAAGAGGCTTTTTTAGAACTTAATCCCCATCTTATAAATAAACCAAAGACATTTCTCTTTGACGAGATACAGAACATAAAGGATTGGGAAAGATTTGCCAGGCGAGCGGTTGAAAAAGAGAAAATAACCCTATTTGTAAGCGGTTCATCCTCTAAGATTATGCCACAAGAAATACATACATCCCTGAGGGGAAGGGCATGGAGCATAGAGATAAATCCATTTTCTTTTAAAGAATATCTCAAAATCCAAAATATCTTGCCAAACAAAGACTTTATCTATACAGAGAAAAAAATCTTCTTAAAAAACCATTTTAAAGATTACTTAAGATGGGGTGGTTTCCCAGAGATTATCTTAGGAAAGGGTGAGTTTGAAAAGGCTAAAATATTAAAGGAATACCTTGGCTCAATATTCTTTAAAGATTTAGTGGAAAGATTCAGAATAAACAATATCCCTCTTTTAGAACTATTGATCGATGCCCTATTTTCCTCATTCTCCCAAAGATTTTCACTCTCCTCTTTTTATAAGCAATATAAAGATAAACTCCCCTTCTCAAAGGATAGCCTGTTTAGTTATTATAAATACCTTCTTGAAAGTATGCTTATCTTTGAGGTAAGAAAATTTACTACCTCTTCTTATAAAAGGATGAGGAATCCGGCTAAGGTATATCTGGTAGATACAGGGCTTGCAAGAAGGATAACTCAAGAAAACATCGGTAGATTGTTAGAGAACATCGTCTTTTTAGAGTTAAGAAGATATACAGAGAATATCTTCTATTTTGAAGAGGAAAGGGAATGTGATTTTGTGGTAAATAAGGATGGTAGGTTATTTGTCTATCAGGTGTGTTATGAACTGAATGAAGAAAACAGAACCAGGGAATTGGATGGTTTAGTATCATCTGCTCTACATATAGGATTAAAAGAGGGATGTATTTTAACCTATGACCAGGAGGAAGAATTATATAAGGATGGTATCAGTATAAAGATAATGCCTGTCTGGAAATGGATTATCGAAGATGCCAACTTATTGTCAAGTAAGACTTCTAAATAGTAAAATTGAAAGCAGAGTATAATTTTAAAGGCAAAAGCCTTAAGGAGGTGAAAAAAGTACAATGCATGAGTTAATCTCTATAATCGCAAAGTCAGGGGCGATCGGCGTCTTCACGGCTAGCCTCGTGTTCATATTCCGTTTACTGGAGAAGGAACAAAAATGGCATAGAAACCGTCTGATCGCGTTCTTTAGTGCTTGCCTTGTCATCCTTGCAATCTGTATCTTTGCTTACGTATTGGAGGAATCCAAATACCGTGCGAAGTCACATACGGAACTTCTGGGCAAATTGGTAGCGCAGACTTTCATGGAGCCATACAAAGACGCGCACGGCACGTACAAGTACAACTTCCTGCCGGGCACCGGCCTAGAGTTGGAATGTAAAGAAGACGAGGTCTTCAACAAGTTCGATACGAAGGATGCTATTTCTTCCCTCTGGGCGGACCCGAACGGCGCGTGGATAAAAACGGGTCTGAACGGCAAGCAACTACAGGTTAAGTTTGTCCGCAAAGGTTACGGCGTAGATGTTACATTGTGCCCCGAAGGCCGGAAGCCTCGAAAGGTTGATGAATACCATTTCCTTGATGTCACGATGTCCAACAACAGTACGGTACCGATAGCCTTCCGGGTACGCCTTACTGACGAACGGGGAACCCAATGGGCATGGGCAACAGAGAAAAAGGAATCTGAGAAATATGGCTTGGCAAAGATATGGTTGAACTACAAACGGGAAGATTCATCCTTGCCGGAACCGCAAACGTTGGTAATTCCTGCGGACTACGGAACGCATACATTCCACTTCACCCTACTCCGAAATGATTGGGAGATATTTCCAAATGATGGGAACGTTTCCTTGGCGAACAAACGGGATAAATACTTCAAGTTTGTGCAACTTGTGACTCTTGAATTTGGGCTTGATGCTCCGAATAATGAAGTATGCGTAGAAGA
It encodes the following:
- a CDS encoding ATP-binding protein codes for the protein MFPKERLKEIIVGNREFILNYVGTIIKREGFYLPEGLNKVIVLYGVRRSGKTFILYGLFRTFKDSALYIDFEDERLADFKVSDFEILKEAFLELNPHLINKPKTFLFDEIQNIKDWERFARRAVEKEKITLFVSGSSSKIMPQEIHTSLRGRAWSIEINPFSFKEYLKIQNILPNKDFIYTEKKIFLKNHFKDYLRWGGFPEIILGKGEFEKAKILKEYLGSIFFKDLVERFRINNIPLLELLIDALFSSFSQRFSLSSFYKQYKDKLPFSKDSLFSYYKYLLESMLIFEVRKFTTSSYKRMRNPAKVYLVDTGLARRITQENIGRLLENIVFLELRRYTENIFYFEEERECDFVVNKDGRLFVYQVCYELNEENRTRELDGLVSSALHIGLKEGCILTYDQEEELYKDGISIKIMPVWKWIIEDANLLSSKTSK
- a CDS encoding GxxExxY protein, with protein sequence MDRRLKYKELTEKIIGCAYCVYNTMGFGFLESVYEKGCLSKIELNRYKNK